The region ACACCCGGTTATTCATAAACTCGAAGATGGCATTCTGCATGGTTTGAAAAACCTGTTTGTTGGTCCCCTGTATCTGCTGACTTACCACCTGCACATTGCACCTGAACTCCTGAGCATGCAGATTCACAGCAAACAGGAAAACAGATAACAATAGTCCGGCCTTACGCATTTTCCATCATATTTACCACCCGCTGCACCAGGTCAGCTGCAACCTGCTCTTTGGGTTTCAATTCATACTTCTCCGCATTCCCCAGACGGTCGATCATGGTTACCCGGTTGGTGTCGGTTCCAAATCCTGCTCCCTTGTCCTTCATGGAATTCAACACAATCAGGTCCAGGTTCTTCTTCTCCAGCTTCTCTCGTGCATGTTCCAGTTCCTGATCGGTCTCCAGTGCAAATCCCACCAGAATTTGTCCGGCCCTCTTTCTGCTTCCCATCTCCCCGGCAATATCCCGGGTAGGCTTCAGTCTGAGGGTCCACTCATCCTTCCCTCTTTTCACCTTGCCCTGAGATACGAATACAGGAGTGAAATCAGAAACAGCCGCATTAAACACGGCCACATCCATCTTTTCCATCAGGGCACTGCACCTGTCAAACATTTCACCCGCCGAGGTCACCCGGATAATTTCAAGGCCTTCTGCAGAGCTGTTCAGGCTCACGGGGCCGCTTACCAGGCTTACCTTTGCTCCCTCGGCTGCAAATGCTTCTGCAATGGCAAAGCCCATCTTTCCGGAGGAATGATTACCAATAAAACGAACAGGATCGATGTTTTCGTGTGTGGGTCCGGCTGTTACCAGGACCTGTTTATTCAGAAGTTTTTTTTTTGAAGGCCCTGATTTGATCTGCCTGATGTAACGGATAATATTTTCCGGTTCCTCCATCCGTCCCGGACCTTCCAGCCCGCTGGCCAGTTCACCCTCTCCAGGCTCAATAAATAAGACCCCGTATCCCTTCAGAATATCCAGATTACGTTGTGTGGAGGGATGCCGGTACATATCCATGTCCATGGCGGGTGCCACTACCACAGGACAGCGGGCCGACAAATAGGTCGTTACCAGCAGATTGTCGGCCACCCCGCCGGCCATTTTGCCCAGGGTGGTGGCCGTCACGGGAGCAATCAGCATCAGGTCAGCAGAAACGCCCATCTCCACATGACTGTTCCAGTCGCCCCCTTCCGAACTGAAAAAATCGGATAAAACCGGCTTGCCTGACAGGGATGAAAATGTGACAGGACCCACGAATTCCCTGGCTGCCGGAGTCATAATTACCTGCACCCCGGCTCCTTCTTTCATAAGAAGCCTGAGCAGATAAACGGCTTTGTAAGCAGCAATACTGCCCGTTACACCAAGAATAACACGTTTTCCTGCAAGATCCATCAGGAAGATTTTGGGCTATTGTTCTTCTATTTCAGGGGCCTCATTGATCCTGAAATATATCTGATCGTCTGTTAATTCCTGAAGAGAAATCAGGGAAGGCTTTGGTAATCTTTCGAAGAATTTGGAGATCTCGATCTGCTCGGGATTCTCAAATACTTCTTCCAGGTTATCGGTATAAGAGGCAAACTCCTCCAGCTTCCTGTTCAACTCCAGTTTCATCTCCTCGCTGATCTGGTTAGCTCTTTTGGAGGCCACCATAACCGTCTCATAAATGTTATCGGTTCCAACATCCAGGTCATTCAAATCCCTGGTCACTGTAGTCAGTGGCGCCTTCGTTTTTTTGTAATCCATATGCTTATGATTGCTTATTATGATTTTCTAAAAAATTGGTGGAGGATTCATACATCCTTTTGGCCTCCCTGCTGTTTGGACCTTCGGGGAATTCTCCAATATAACTGTAGTACTCATCCACTGTGGTCTGAAAACGCTCCGCCTGCTTACTGGGTATGCTGTTATCAGCCAGGAGATAGGTAGACTTTAAGATCAGGAACATAAGCTCTTCCCGGTATTTGGTTTCCGGATATTCAATCAGGCTGTTGCGCAGGGCCAGAATGGCCGATTTATAATATCCCAGATCATAATATAAACGGGCACTGATAAAGGATTTCTCAACCAGCTTATCGCTCATTTCCGTAATAATCTCCTGGCACTCGCTAATCCGGTCAGAAGTGGGATATTTGACCATGAACATCTGCATGGCAGTGATGGTTTTGTAAGTATTTGCCTGGTCCAGTTCGGGCCTCGGCGACTGTTTGTAATAACAGTATCCGATCATAAAATCAGCCTCTTCCAGGTAAACGCTGCTTGCATAAGTCGACGAAAGTTCACTGAAATAATAACCGGCCATCATATAATCGCGTTGCCCGTAATAACTTTTTGCCTGGAAATATTTGACCGTATCGGCCTTGGTGGTCCCTCTGAAGATATTGTCCACCTGATCGAGCAGGGTAGCTGCCTTGGCATATTCCCCCTCCTCATAGAACTGGACCCCTACTTCGTACTTTTTCTGAAAGTCTCTGCTTTTCAACAACTTATCATACTCTCCGCATCCACTCAGGATCCATGCGGCGGCTGTAAACAGAAGCCCAAAAACTATCCCCTTTTTAAACATTGCGCAAAATTACAATTATTGAGTTAATAATAAAAGAGTTGAGCATTTTTTTTGCAATAAGCTTTTTACAAAAATCATACCGGTTTTATTGCCCGGACCAATCTGAAATTTTCCCGGCAGATTATGAGTTGATTAGCATTTGTATCCACCCAATGAAAAAAAAACTAAATTTGCAGTTTAATCCTTAAAACTTATATCTGTGGATATTTTTGAAAGAATTACCAAGAACAGAGGCCCTATCGGGCAGTATCAGAAGGCGGGACACGGCTACTTTGCCTTTCCCAAACTGGAAGGAGAAATCTCCGCGCATATGAAATTTCGCGGAAAAGAGGTGTTAACATGGAGCCTGAACAATTATCTCGGACTTGGAAACCACCCCGAAGTAAGAAAAACGGATGCTGCAGCTGCAGCTGAATATGGAATGGCCTACCCCATGGGGGCCAGGATGATGTCGGGCCAGACCCGCAAGCATGAGGAACTGGAGCGTGAGCTGGCGTCTTTTGTCCAGAAGGAAGACGCTTTTCTGCTGAACTATGGTTACCAGGGCATGGCATCGATCATCGACGCTCTTACCACCAGGAATGATGTGATCGTCTACGATTCAGAATCGCACGCCTGTATCCTGGATGGTATGCGCATGTCGCTGGCCAAAAGATATGTGTTTCCCCACAACAACATGGAAAATCTGGAGAAGCAGCTCGAACGCGCAGTAAAACGCGCCGATCAGCAGGGCGGCGGTGTGCTGGTTATCTCGGAAGGGGTTTTCGGAATGGCCGGAGACCTGGGAAACCTGAAGGCGATTTGTGACATGAAAGACAAGTTTAAATTCAGGCTGCTGGTGGATGATGCCCATGGTTTCGGGACCATGGGGGCCACCGGAATGGGGACCGGAGAACACTTTGGGGTCCAGGATAAAATTGACCTCTACTTCTCCACCTTTGCCAAAGCCATGGCCGGGATTGGCGGATTTGTTGCCAGTGATACCGATGTGGTGGATTACCTGCGTTACAACATGCGTTCTCAGACCTATGCCAAATCCCTTCCCATGCCTATGGTGATCGGTGCACTGAAAAGGCTCGAGATGCTGAAATCCATGCCGGCATTAAGAGAGAGGCTCTGGAGCGTGGTCAATGCCCTGCAATCGGGTCTTAAAGAGGCCGGGTTTGATATCGGTGCCACGCAATCGCCGGTTACACCGGTTTATATGCGGGGCGGAATTATCGAAGCCACCAACCTGATCCTGGACCTGAGGGAAAATTACAACATCTTCTGCTCCATGGTCATTTACCCGGTAGTGCCCAAGGGAGATATCCTGCTGCGGCTGATTCCCACCTCCATGCACAGCCTGGACGATGTGCACGAAACCATCCAGGCCTTTACCGAGTGCCGGACCAAGCTGGAAGCCGGAGAATACAAATCGGATACTTTCCAGGATATTTCCGCACTGCGCGTGTAGGAATCCCGAAACTGAATAAATCAAAAAAAGAGGCTGTATCAAAAGGTACGGCCTTTTTCATTATTCAAGCTCCCCCAGGTAGCGCTCTGCATCCAGGGCAGCCATGCATCCTGTTCCCGCTGCGGTAACCGCCTGGCGGTAGGTATTGTCCTGCAGATCCCCACAGGCGAAAATCCCGGGAACATTGGTTTTGGCAGACCCCGGAACGGTCTGGACATATCCCACTTCGTCGGTTTCCAGAAATTCCTTGAAGATATCTGAATTGGGCGTATGCCCGATGGCCAGAAAGAATCCGTCAATATCTATCTGAAGGGTCTCCTCATTTGCCTCTCCTTTATTCTTGTATAGCTCCAGTCCGTTTACCACCTGATCGCCCAGGACCTCTTTGGTCTGATGCTTCCAGAGCACTTCAATATTCCTGGTGTTGAACACCCTTTTCTGCATGGCCTTGGACGCTCGCAATTCATCCCTGCGTACTATCAAATAGACCTTTTTACATATGCCGGCCAGGTAGGTGGCCTCCTCAGCCGCAGTATCTCCTCCGCCTACAACCGCGACCACCTTATCCTTATAGAAAAATCCGTCACAGGTGGCACAGGCCGACACGCCATAGCCCTTGAACTTCTCCTCCGACTCCAGCCCCAGGTATTTGGCTGTGGCCCCGGTCGCCAGGATCACACTGTCGGCCTCGATCAGCGTGTTGTCATCAATCACCACCTGCTTGACCTTTCCGGAGAAATCGACCCGGGTGGCCATTCCGAAACGGACCTGGGTGCCGAAACGCTCCGCCTGCTTTTTCAGGTCTTCCATCATGGCTGTCCCGTCGGTACCCTCCGGGTAACCGGGAAAATTGTCCACCTCCGTGGTTGTGGTCAGCTGTCCGCCCATCTGCATCCCGGTATACATAACCGGATTCAGGTTGGCTCGGGCGGCATAAATGGCCGCCGTATACCCTGCAGGTCCGGATCCCAGGATCAGGCACCTCAGATGTTCAGAAACTTCAAGTTCTTTTTTGGGGCTGGCAGGTTCCTCGGAACTGCTCATAGGCTTAAATAAATCCATTGTATTATTTTATATTTTATAAATAATTTATATTATA is a window of Bacteroidales bacterium DNA encoding:
- the coaBC gene encoding bifunctional phosphopantothenoylcysteine decarboxylase/phosphopantothenate--cysteine ligase CoaBC: MDLAGKRVILGVTGSIAAYKAVYLLRLLMKEGAGVQVIMTPAAREFVGPVTFSSLSGKPVLSDFFSSEGGDWNSHVEMGVSADLMLIAPVTATTLGKMAGGVADNLLVTTYLSARCPVVVAPAMDMDMYRHPSTQRNLDILKGYGVLFIEPGEGELASGLEGPGRMEEPENIIRYIRQIKSGPSKKKLLNKQVLVTAGPTHENIDPVRFIGNHSSGKMGFAIAEAFAAEGAKVSLVSGPVSLNSSAEGLEIIRVTSAGEMFDRCSALMEKMDVAVFNAAVSDFTPVFVSQGKVKRGKDEWTLRLKPTRDIAGEMGSRKRAGQILVGFALETDQELEHAREKLEKKNLDLIVLNSMKDKGAGFGTDTNRVTMIDRLGNAEKYELKPKEQVAADLVQRVVNMMENA
- a CDS encoding aminotransferase class I/II-fold pyridoxal phosphate-dependent enzyme is translated as MDIFERITKNRGPIGQYQKAGHGYFAFPKLEGEISAHMKFRGKEVLTWSLNNYLGLGNHPEVRKTDAAAAAEYGMAYPMGARMMSGQTRKHEELERELASFVQKEDAFLLNYGYQGMASIIDALTTRNDVIVYDSESHACILDGMRMSLAKRYVFPHNNMENLEKQLERAVKRADQQGGGVLVISEGVFGMAGDLGNLKAICDMKDKFKFRLLVDDAHGFGTMGATGMGTGEHFGVQDKIDLYFSTFAKAMAGIGGFVASDTDVVDYLRYNMRSQTYAKSLPMPMVIGALKRLEMLKSMPALRERLWSVVNALQSGLKEAGFDIGATQSPVTPVYMRGGIIEATNLILDLRENYNIFCSMVIYPVVPKGDILLRLIPTSMHSLDDVHETIQAFTECRTKLEAGEYKSDTFQDISALRV
- the bamD gene encoding outer membrane protein assembly factor BamD, which translates into the protein MFKKGIVFGLLFTAAAWILSGCGEYDKLLKSRDFQKKYEVGVQFYEEGEYAKAATLLDQVDNIFRGTTKADTVKYFQAKSYYGQRDYMMAGYYFSELSSTYASSVYLEEADFMIGYCYYKQSPRPELDQANTYKTITAMQMFMVKYPTSDRISECQEIITEMSDKLVEKSFISARLYYDLGYYKSAILALRNSLIEYPETKYREELMFLILKSTYLLADNSIPSKQAERFQTTVDEYYSYIGEFPEGPNSREAKRMYESSTNFLENHNKQS
- a CDS encoding DNA-directed RNA polymerase subunit omega; protein product: MDYKKTKAPLTTVTRDLNDLDVGTDNIYETVMVASKRANQISEEMKLELNRKLEEFASYTDNLEEVFENPEQIEISKFFERLPKPSLISLQELTDDQIYFRINEAPEIEEQ
- the trxB gene encoding thioredoxin-disulfide reductase codes for the protein MSSSEEPASPKKELEVSEHLRCLILGSGPAGYTAAIYAARANLNPVMYTGMQMGGQLTTTTEVDNFPGYPEGTDGTAMMEDLKKQAERFGTQVRFGMATRVDFSGKVKQVVIDDNTLIEADSVILATGATAKYLGLESEEKFKGYGVSACATCDGFFYKDKVVAVVGGGDTAAEEATYLAGICKKVYLIVRRDELRASKAMQKRVFNTRNIEVLWKHQTKEVLGDQVVNGLELYKNKGEANEETLQIDIDGFFLAIGHTPNSDIFKEFLETDEVGYVQTVPGSAKTNVPGIFACGDLQDNTYRQAVTAAGTGCMAALDAERYLGELE